Proteins encoded in a region of the Balaenoptera musculus isolate JJ_BM4_2016_0621 chromosome 21, mBalMus1.pri.v3, whole genome shotgun sequence genome:
- the CLDN23 gene encoding claudin-23, producing MRTPLVMTLGMVLAPCGLLLTLTGTLTPGWRLVKGFLDQPVDVVLYQGLWDMCREQSSRERQCGQPDDLGYFAAEPVRVARGLTITSLAATALGLLLATLGVRCWQDEPHFALAGLSGVVLFAAGLLSLIPVSWYNHFLADRAVLPAQSSPVTVQVGYSLVLGYLGSCLLLLGGFSLALSFAPWCAERCRSCRKAPPGRARRSSISTVYVDWPEPALTPAIKYYSDGQHRPRPVQLGAASQRKVGFPMPRPPPKAYSNPVDVLDGEKAPDSHHGGSSRSTRSCGSTLPCDSDL from the coding sequence ATGAGGACGCCGTTGGTGATGACTCTGGGCATGGTGCTCGCACCCTGCGGGCTGCTACTCACCTTGACCGGCACGCTGACGCCCGGCTGGAGGCTGGTGAAGGGCTTCCTCGACCAGCCGGTGGACGTGGTGCTGTACCAGGGCCTGTGGGACATGTGCCGCGAGCAGAGCAGCCGCGAGCGCCAGTGCGGTCAGCCAGACGACTTGGGTTACTTCGCCGCCGAGCCCGTGCGGGTGGCGCGGGGACTCACGATCACGTCGCTGGCCGCCACGGCCCTGGGGCTACTGCTGGCGACGCTCGGCGTGCGCTGCTGGCAGGACGAGCCCCACTTCGCGCTGGCCGGCCTCTCCGGCGTCGTGCTCTTCGCCGCGGGCCTCTTGAGCCTCATCCCGGTCTCCTGGTACAACCACTTCTTGGCGGATCGCGCCGTCCTGCCCGCCCAGTCCAGCCCGGTCACCGTGCAGGTCGGCTACAGCCTGGTGCTGGGCTACCTGGGCAGCTGCCTGCTGCTGCTGGGCGGCTTCTCGCTGGCGCTCAGCTTCGCGCCTTGGTGCGCCGAGCGCTGTCGCAGCTGCCGGAAGGCGCCCCCAGGCAGGGCGCGCCGCAGCAGCATCAGCACCGTGTACGTCGACTGGCCGGAGCCCGCGCTCACGCCGGCCATCAAGTACTACAGCGACGGCCAGCACCGGCCGCGGCCTGTCCAGCTCGGCGCCGCCAGCCAGCGCAAGGTCGGCTTCCCGATGCCCCGGCCGCCGCCCAAGGCCTACAGCAACCCGGTGGACGTGCTCGATGGGGAGAAGGCTCCCGACTCCCACCACGGCGGGTCCTCCCGCAGCACCCGGTCCTGCGGCAGCACGCTGCCCTGCGACTCCGACCTGTAG